A part of Brassica rapa cultivar Chiifu-401-42 chromosome A05, CAAS_Brap_v3.01, whole genome shotgun sequence genomic DNA contains:
- the LOC103867842 gene encoding uncharacterized protein LOC103867842 has translation MKDLIAAALKSTYDTRSPGGVERCIDLLIRLKSMSLSVKDILYFSKSIFKLETLRRHRNPRIREVSQSLFTSLLKTLYSQGSDKSAGLNAVSLKRKEANTGSLTNKRAKTNLLVSDQKQDHKTLAREPVVRRTETKKTDACMSVTTTALPQQSRRDIKDGKVTTKTLIHPPRRAPACKNVPAKDSRNPRTEEMVELFEAAKKAADVANAKGILSGKADASRCVEAILLLTKMNVTPKPNEPRRMIERLQVLTKHKDRAICNAASALLQLWRQRIREEERKESSAIKNPRKAQGTCGKGFTRESTNAMKLVM, from the coding sequence ATGAAGGATTTGATTGCTGCTGCCCTCAAGAGCACTTACGATACTCGGAGCCCCGGTGGAGTCGAACGATGCATCGATCTGTTGATTCGGTTGAAGTCTATGTCTCTCTCAGTCAAGGACATTCTTTACTTCTCCAAGTCGATCTTCAAGCTAGAGACTTTGAGAAGACACCGAAACCCTAGAATCCGAGAAGTGTCTCAATCTTTGTTTACTTCCTTGTTGAAGACGCTCTACTCGCAAGGATCAGACAAATCTGCCGGTCTTAACGCAGTTAGTCTGAAGAGGAAAGAGGCAAACACCGGGTCTTTGACGAATAAAAGGGCAAAGACCAATCTTTTGGTTTCGGACCAGAAACAAGATCACAAAACTCTCGCTCGGGAACCTGTGGTAAGGAGGACTGAGACAAAGAAGACCGATGCTTGCATGTCTGTTACTACCACGGCTCTTCCTCAGCAATCGAGACGGGACATCAAAGATGGTAAGGTTACAACCAAAACCTTGATTCATCCTCCGAGGAGAGCCCCTGCTTGCAAGAACGTTCCAGCTAAGGATTCTAGAAACCCTAGAACAGAGGAGATGGTGGAGTTGTTTGAAGCAGCAAAGAAAGCTGCTGACGTGGCCAACGCTAAGGGTATTCTATCTGGCAAAGCAGACGCGTCTCGGTGCGTTGAAGCTATCTTGTTACTCACGAAGATGAACGTCACTCCAAAACCTAATGAGCCAAGGAGGATGATTGAGAGGCTTCAGGTACTTACAAAGCACAAGGACCGTGCGATTTGTAATGCTGCATCAGCCCTTCTTCAACTTTGGAGACAGAGGATCAGAGAAGAAGAACGTAAAGAGTCTTCTGCCATCAAGAACCCTCGTAAAGCTCAAGGAACATGCGGCAAGGGCTTCACAAGAGAATCTACAAATGCAATGAAGTTAGTGATGTGA
- the LOC103867659 gene encoding myosin-4, with product MKNASSASPILKEKLKLKAASEYNYLNQSNCLTIDRIDDSQKFHKLMEAFNTVQIPQEYQERALALLAAVLWLGNVSFEVIDNENHVDVVADEVVTNVAMLMGCDSKELMVVLSTCKFQAGRDCIVKRLTLPQATDMKDSLAKIIYASLFNWLVEQINTSLEVGKLRTRRSISILDIYGL from the exons ATGAAGAATGCGTCGTCGGCTTCACCAATTCTTAAAG AGAAATTGAAGCTTAAAGCAGCAAGTGAATACAATTATTTGAACCAGAGCAACTGCTTAACAATTGATCGCATTGATGATTCTCAGAAATTTCACAAATTGATG GAAGCTTTCAACACTGTTCAGATTCCTCAAGAATATCAAGAACGTGCATTAGCACTGCTTGCAGCTGTATTATGGCTAGGGAATGTATCTTTTGAAGTCATTGACAATGAAAACCATGTGGACGTGGTAGCAGATGAAG TTGTCACTAACGTAGCTATGTTAATGGGATGCGACTCAAAAGAGCTTATGGTGGTTTTGTCTACATGCAAGTTCCAAGCTGGTAGAGATTGCATTGTTAAAAGACTGACACTGCCACAGGCGACTGATATGAAGGATTCCCTAGCAAAAATCATCTATGCTAGCCTCTTCAACTGGCTTGTTGAGCAAATAAACACTTCACTTGAAGTTGGTAAATTAAGGACACGAAGATCTATTAGTATCCTTGACATATATGGTTTGTGA